The Balearica regulorum gibbericeps isolate bBalReg1 chromosome 26, bBalReg1.pri, whole genome shotgun sequence genome contains the following window.
CGTGCCGGGCTGCACACAGGGTTTATGGCCGTTCCCCAGTCCAGAGAGCAAGGGCtgagccggggcgggggccaAGGCCGGGGCTGGGTGGCCTTGGCACTGTGCCCCAGTGCCCTGCGGGGAGGGCGAGGGCCTCTCCCCAACTGGCCACACGGACCCTCGGCTCTGCTCAGCTCTCCATCTCGCCCCGTCCCCACTTTTCTCAGCATTCTGCCCACGGCCAAGGTGACCATTTTGTGTCCCACAGCTGAGACCCCCGGGGGGGCCAGTGGCCAAACCTGCCCTCCAGTactgcctggggaggggaaggggcatGAGGGGCCAGGGGTGGGGAGCGGCACCGGGCGGGCAGTTCTGCGGATGCCCGTAGGATTGGATAGATTGGAGataaggaaaaatgtcttcccccaaagggttgtcagtccctggaacaggctgcccagggaagtggtggagtccccagccctggggggatTTAGCAGACGTGTGGATGTGGcgcttggggacatgggttcGGGGTGGGCTTGGCGCTGCTGGGGTAACGGCTGGACTCGATgatctgaaaggtcttttctaacctaaccgattctgtgattctgtgattgtggGACGTGCTGCTCCGGCTGTCAGCTCTGCCTGGGGGGGAGATGCATTTGCAGCTAGTTCTGGGGGCAGCTGAacccccccactccccctcaCACCCCCACCCAACCCCCGAGGGCTGTGGTCACAGAGGGGCCTGCAGCACCTGCTTTCACCCACTGGGTGCTGCTTCGGGTGCTGCACGGCCCCAGctcagggcagagcaggcaggagacaCCGAAcgagcagctctgcctgctgcagccatACCCAGGGGTGTTTTTTaccccccttccctgctcagGGTCCTGCACCACGCTGctccagaggctgcagagggCTGTGGCCAGGGAACAcgcccccccccggggtgggCAGGTCTGTAGCTGCAGGGTGAGGATGCTCCGTGCCCCTTACCACCCCTCAGGTTGTCCCATGGGGCCCTTACTGCCGGCGGACGCGCGGGCTGATGCCAGCGTCGCCCCACCAGCGCTCGGCACACCGGAGGGACTCCCCACGCAGAAGCTCCCCCCGGCCTGCTGGCCCGGCAAGACGGGCAGGTGGGCACGGTGGTGGGACAGCTTCCCGCATCCCACCGGGAGCCGGGGCGTGTGGCCCTTCCCTGGCCGTACCCTGGCCATGCCCGTGATGCCCGTTCACCCCTTGGCAGCCCCCGGGGGCCTGGGCTCGGCAGCACGGGCTCCCACCCGGCCAGCCCCGGGCTGGTATTTGCCCCGACGCCTCCCTGCAAACCTGCTGCGGCCGGTCCCGGCCCCGCCTGCCCGCCCTTCCTCGCcagcgggaggaggaggaggcggccgCAGCTGCGGGCCCAGGACGGCTCTGGAAGGAGCGAGAGCGGGGCCACGGCGTGGGCTGGACGGGACGTggggggctcagctgtgtctgCCACCAGGTACCGCGTGGGGTGGGCAGAGGCTGCCCGGCGAGGGGGCTCTGCGGCCCACACGTGGATCCAGCAATGGAGCCACCAGCCCTCGCTCCAGGCACCTGGAGGGATATGGGGGTGGCAGCGCCCGGCGCCCACCTGCGAGTGGGGAGTGGGGGTGCCGCTCCCGGGGGACCAGGCGTCCATCCCTCCTgccagggcagggtgcaggctggtgggatgggggccGGGTGGCTCCTGGTGCTgggtgcggggctggggcggcTTTTCCCGGAGCTGTTTGGCATGACGGTAATTGCGCCGCTCCCCatggggcagcaggcagggactaACCACTGCCCCGCTGCCGGAGCTGCTGGCCGTGGGTTGTCAGGCTCTCCCCACggctggggaaactgagtcacgggggcaggcaggggtctGGCAGAGCCCCggtccctccagccctgctgcctctctctgcGGAGATGCTGTGATGGGGGGGTTCTGCACCCCCTGTCAGCCCTGAGAGCCGATGGGGGTaccgggggggggctgctgcgcAGCCGGACAACGGGGCCCCCGTGCACTGGCAGCTGTGAAGATTGCAGCTGGCGGCGTGCCACTGTGGGGCAGGAGAAGAGCTCGTGTGACCGGGTGGGCTTTGCTCTCCTGCTCCCGTCGGGGGACCGGCTGGTGTCACCGCCGTgtgagctgctgtgctgcagggatgggCAGCGTGGGGACCAGCCCCCCCCAACctgccccctctcccccagctgcCTGTCAGACTCATCCCTCATGGCGGGGAAGCTGAGGAGGAGTGGAAGGGGGGTGATGGAGGAGAAGCGGTGgcagagcctggaggagaggggCAGTGCGGGCACCCACCTAGGACACCCCGTGCTCACCAGGTGGGTGCTGCACCTCGCCGGGGACACATCCCCGCACCCCAAGCCCTCACTTCCCACCAGTCCAGTGTGGCCGTGCCCCCCGGGTGCTCTTGCTGGGGTGAGAGGGCACGATGCCCACACGTGTGCACAACCGGGTCTGCAGGCAGCCCGTCAGCtcacccctgcctgctgcttcctGCCAGATCCAAAACCTGCGACCCCTCCTTCTGCAAGGAGACGGAGCAGACTGCGACACCCgcgggcaggcaggagcacccGTCCCTGCCGGTGAGTCTTGGTGTGCCCAAGAGGGGCGACCCCAGCGCCATGGTCCCAGCGGGATGCTCTCAGCAGGGCAGGTGCCGAGGGAGGCCCCGTCCTGGTTTCACAGCAGATGTGGCGATGGAGCGGGGTCTGCAGGGTGCCCGTGGTGCTCTGTCCCGAGCACCTTGCCACGCCGACCTCACACCCCGGTCTCCCCTGCAGCTAAGCAAGCGCACCGCCAGCTACTGCAAAGCCTTTGGGGAACTTGCTGAGCGGGAAGCGCTGCTGGCTTGCTTCTCCTGCGCCTGGCAGAGAGAGGTGCCCTACCACGGCCGCCTCTACATCTCCTCCCGCTACGTCTGCTTCcgctccagcctcctgctcaagGACATCAAGGTAGGCTGGGGATGAgcgtggggcaggggggacaggcagcagccagggacaTGGTGGcactgcctgcccccccccgccccggtgcaGGCGGTGGTCCCTGTCGCCTCCATCTCAGCCATCAAGAAGACCAACACGGCGCTCCTGGTGCCCAACGCGCTCAGCATCCGCACGGCTGAAGGGGAGAAGGTGAGAGCGGGGACGGGAACagtcggggggggggtgcagctcagcctggggctgTTTGGGGTGTCCTGGTCCCCGTGGCCAGTGGGCTCTGAACCATGACCGAGGGCGCAGCTCTGGCGCAAACCCTTTTCCCGCTCCCCGGCAGTTTCTCTTTGTGTCGCTGCACCGGCGGGAGGCCACATACCAGCTCCTGAAGTCAGTCTGCAAACACCTGCAGGTACACACTGCGCTGGACGGGGGCCGGGCACATGGCAGCTCTGTACCCCCATTGCAGGGTCATGGGGGTGACCAGCACCCCTTGGTACCCCCCTTCATCTCTTCTTGTCCAGGATAACAGCCGGAGCTCTCTGGCCTCTCCAAGCACCAAGGAAATCCTTAGGAAGTCTCTGGTAAGGCCAGGAAATGGTCAGCAGGAGGATTTTTGGCAGGGGGAGGGGTGACGCCAGCCCCCtgggctgggacagggacagctGTGGGGGCAGCACCCCATGCTGCATGGGTGCCTGTCCCCCAGGAAGGCTTTCGGGGGGAAACATGGAGTTGTTAAGCCCCAGCCTGGGGTGGCGCAGACCCCAGGACCCTCAGGGCTCCCTCCTCAGGACTGGCACGAGCCCCATTGGGTCCCACCTGTGCCCCTGTGGCCGTGGGGTGGGTGCCTTGGGGACATGCACTGTGACCAGGGCTTGTCCTCTTTCAGACCTCAAGCCAGTCAGACCTGGAACAGAGCACCCCGGAGCCTGACAGCCTCCAGGAGTCACTGGGTGAGCACCCGCCCTGCAGCCCGTGCCCCCCTCGCATGCTCGCAGCCCTGCTTGTGCAAGCCTGCGTGTCCTCACCCGCATCTCTGCCTCACTGACAGCTCTtggctctgctccccctccccagccatgCATGGTCCAGGATGGACCACGCAGCCCTTGGCCACTTAAACAGCATCTCCCGCAGCACCGGGGAGCGCAGGATCAGCTCCTTGTGGTCCAGCGTGCCCCGCTGGGTCCCCAGGACCCCTCGGTCCTGAGGCACTCATCAAACGTCTCCTGGTTGCACACAGATGGGCCAAGCCCAGTGCCAAGgcaagcagaggaggaggaggaaggcgaAGAGGCAGCGGCGCTGGGTCTGAGCAGCGGCGAGGGAGTGCCCTTGGCAAAGCTACGCAGCCTCAGCGGTGGGTCAGggggccctggggagggggatgctgctgggtcTCCACCCCAGGGCTGGCCCCCCGCACCGGGCAGAGCCCACCACGGTGGCCAGGCTGAGGTTCTCAATGCTGGAGCTGCTGACACTGCCTCATCGTGGCAGGGGGACCCCACGTCGCGTTATGGGCCCGCACCACCGCGTGGCTGAGCCCCCTCAACACCGTCATCCTCATTTACCTGCTGCTGTGAGTCCCTGGGACCCGCTCGTGCACCTCAGGGCTTCGGGACACTCCCTgggtccccatccctgctgcgCCCTGGCACAGGCAGGCTCTCCGGTGTGGCATTGCCAGCCCGGGGTTCCCCCATTCCCCCCTGGGCACCCACGCAAGTGAGTGGGAGCCTGGCCTGTGCCCCCACCTGGCTGTGACCCCCCTGCCTGACACTGGCCTGTCCCCCAGGATGGTGGCCCTGCTGCTGTCCTCGGGGTACATTGGTCTGCGCATcatggagctggagcagcagctggcatCCGTGGGGGCTTTGCCAGACCTCAACCT
Protein-coding sequences here:
- the LOC142605228 gene encoding uncharacterized protein LOC142605228, translating into MAALNNDGGCARKQNGRRAAALEPNDWFLCECPTSRGRATNGEALPALAGPKPRSAARACSVPPRRCGREGRARPRPRGRAAGRSLGRPLIPAPEAPAGPSPPPAEVNPGARGCPMGPLLPADARADASVAPPALGTPEGLPTQKLPPACWPGKTGSPRGPGLGSTGSHPASPGLVFAPTPPCKPAAAGPGPACPPFLASGRRRRRPQLRAQDGSGRSESGATAWAGRDVGGSAVSATSCLSDSSLMAGKLRRSGRGVMEEKRWQSLEERGSAGTHLGHPVLTRSKTCDPSFCKETEQTATPAGRQEHPSLPLSKRTASYCKAFGELAEREALLACFSCAWQREVPYHGRLYISSRYVCFRSSLLLKDIKAVVPVASISAIKKTNTALLVPNALSIRTAEGEKFLFVSLHRREATYQLLKSVCKHLQDNSRSSLASPSTKEILRKSLTSSQSDLEQSTPEPDSLQESLDGPSPVPRQAEEEEEGEEAAALGLSSGEGVPLAKLRSLSGGPHVALWARTTAWLSPLNTVILIYLLLMVALLLSSGYIGLRIMELEQQLASVGALPDLNLSHQYKTT